A single genomic interval of Hemibagrus wyckioides isolate EC202008001 linkage group LG13, SWU_Hwy_1.0, whole genome shotgun sequence harbors:
- the rnf157 gene encoding E3 ubiquitin ligase RNF157 isoform X4: MGALTSRQNAGVEEVDIPSNSVYRYPPKSGSYFASHFIMGGEKFDSTHPEGYLFGENTDLNFLGNRPVTFPYTAPPPHEPVKTLRSLVNIRKDTLRLVRCSEDMKLPGHEVGKSRSCYNVEFTFDADTPVAITIYYQAVEEFHNGVPVYLPQDSSLKSETVHFKRGVCQQFCLPSHSVNLSEWSDEELLFDMDKEVFPMVIQAVVDEGDEHLGHAHILLATFEKHMDGSYCVKPLKQKQVVDGVSYLLQEIYGIENKYNSQESKVAEDEISDNSAECVVCLSDVRDTLILPCRHLCLCNTCADTLRYQANCCPICRLPFRALLQIRALRRKLSPVSTTGYNPAITSQSSDSEEHSAAEHIPQGFEAVSLLEALNGPLNPSPCAPALHGLTKAHISGILPAYGTASHHTATLSHLEHSITSSQGLNVKKSSSKSLSQNSQNSSVLPEEEDEKSCSESEAQVCRRKLPVDQQECGVTPESDNFTLSSCGAIEQSSCSGTPLSSTITSPEDPVSSSLAQSVMSMASSQSQNSRISTDTLSSMSGSYMPGAEGDERHQNTPESRPASQQEGEQKTPSESHDHRFMVAVLEEQDSEGNDVTEEDCASPTKDQGGRRRSEVPCPEFDNNNQGRSDTHCVTGLDNEQAPDGQFADEDSCPVHVEE; encoded by the exons ATGGGAGCTTTAACCAGCAGACAGAATGCTGGAGTGGAGGAGGTGGACATCCCATCCAACTCCGTCTACAGATATCCACCCAAAAGCG GAAGCTACTTTGCCAGCCATTTCATCATGGGAGGAGAAAAGTTTGATTCGACCCATCCTGAGGGCTACTTGTTTGGAGAGAACACAGATCTCAACTTCCTGGGAAACAGACCAGTTACA TTCCCGTACACCGCCCCACCACCTCATGAGCCAGTAAAGACCCTGCGAAGTCTCGTCAACATTCGGAAAGATACTCTCCGCCTGGTCAG atgCAGCGAAGACATGAAGTTGCCCGGACATGAAGTCGGAAAGAGTCGTAGTTGCTACAACGTTGAGTTTACCTTCGATGCTGATACACCAGTCGCCATCACTATTTACTACCAAGCCGTTGAGGAATTCCACAATGGTGTGCCAGT ATACCTGCCACAGGACAGCTCTCTGAAATCGGAGACGGTGCATTTTAAGAGAGGCGTCTGCCAGCAGTTCTGCCTGCCCTCGCATTCTGTCAACTTGTCCGAGTGGTCAGACGAGGAG CTTTTATTCGACATGGATAAGGAAGTCTTCCCCATGGTGATTCAGGCGGTGGTGGATGAAGGAGACG AACATTTAGGACACGCGCACATTCTTCTCGCCACCTTTGAGAAG CACATGGATGGCAGCTACTGCGTGAAACCTCTGAAGCAGAAGCAAGTG GTGGATGGTGTTAGTTACCTACTTCAGGAGATTTATGGCATAGAAAACAAATACAACAGCCAGGAATCCAAA GTGGCCGAGGACGAGATCAGCGACAATAGCgcggagtgtgtggtgtgtctgtcAGATGTGCGTGACACACTCATCCTTCCCTGCAGACACCTGTGCTTGTGCAACACCTGCGCAGACACTCTACGCTACCAAGCCAACTGCTGCCCTATCTGCCGTCTGC CGTTCCGAGCTCTGCTGCAGATCCGAGCCTTGAGGAGGAAGCTAAGCCCCGTCTCCACCACAGGCTACAATCCAGCCATCACGTCCCAGTCCTCAGACTCTGAAGAGCATTCG GCGGCTGAACACATTCCCCAGGGATTCGAGGCCGTGTCTCTTTTAGAGGCTCTAAACGGCCCGCTGAACCCGTCACCCTGCGCTCCTGCACTGCATGGCCTGACGAAAGCTCATATCTCAGGCATTCTACCTGCGTACGGCACTGCGAGTCATCACACGGCCACACTGTCTCACCTAGAACACTCCATCACCTCCAGCCAAGGCCTCAATGTCAAGAAGAGCAGCTCCAA GTCTCTCTCCCAGAATTCCCAGAACTCCTCAGTGCTgcctgaggaggaggatgagaagTCATGCAGTGAGTCAGAGGCTCAGGTGTGCAGGAGGAAACTGCCTGTGGATCAGCAGGAG TGCGGCGTAACCCCAGAGAGCGACAATTTCACCCTGTCCTCATGCGGTGCAATAGAACAGTCTTCGTGTAGCGGCACCCCTCTGTCCTCCACCATCACCTCGCCTGAAG atccagtgagcagcagtttggcTCAGTCTGTCATGTCCATGGCTTCTTCACAGAGTCAGAATTCACGCATCAGCACAGACACGCTCTCCTCCATGTCCGGCTCCTACATGCCTGGAGCCGAGGGGGACGAACGCCACCAGAACACCCCCGAGAGCCGGCCAGCTTCCCAGCAAGAGGGCGAG CAGAAAACCCCCAGTGAGTCACATGACCACAGATTCATGGTAGCAGTGCTTGAAGAGCAGGATTCGGAG GGAAACGATGTCACTGAGGAGGACTGTGCATCTCCTACTAAAGACCAGG GTGGGCGCAGGAGGAGTGAGGTGCCTTGTCCAGAGTTTGACAATAACAATCAGGGGCGGTCTGACACCCACTGTGTGACAGGCCTGGACAATGAACAGGCTCCTGATGGCCAATTCGCTG ATGAGGACTCGTGTCCTGTTCACGTTGAGGAATAG
- the rnf157 gene encoding E3 ubiquitin ligase RNF157 isoform X8 — MGALTSRQNAGVEEVDIPSNSVYRYPPKSGSYFASHFIMGGEKFDSTHPEGYLFGENTDLNFLGNRPVTFPYTAPPPHEPVKTLRSLVNIRKDTLRLVRCSEDMKLPGHEVGKSRSCYNVEFTFDADTPVAITIYYQAVEEFHNGVPVYLPQDSSLKSETVHFKRGVCQQFCLPSHSVNLSEWSDEELLFDMDKEVFPMVIQAVVDEGDEHLGHAHILLATFEKHMDGSYCVKPLKQKQVVDGVSYLLQEIYGIENKYNSQESKVAEDEISDNSAECVVCLSDVRDTLILPCRHLCLCNTCADTLRYQANCCPICRLPFRALLQIRALRRKLSPVSTTGYNPAITSQSSDSEEHSAAEHIPQGFEAVSLLEALNGPLNPSPCAPALHGLTKAHISGILPAYGTASHHTATLSHLEHSITSSQGLNVKKSSSKSLSQNSQNSSVLPEEEDEKSCSESEAQVCRRKLPVDQQECGVTPESDNFTLSSCGAIEQSSCSGTPLSSTITSPEDPVSSSLAQSVMSMASSQSQNSRISTDTLSSMSGSYMPGAEGDERHQNTPESRPASQQEGEQKTPSESHDHRFMVAVLEEQDSEGNDVTEEDCASPTKDQDEDSCPVHVEE, encoded by the exons ATGGGAGCTTTAACCAGCAGACAGAATGCTGGAGTGGAGGAGGTGGACATCCCATCCAACTCCGTCTACAGATATCCACCCAAAAGCG GAAGCTACTTTGCCAGCCATTTCATCATGGGAGGAGAAAAGTTTGATTCGACCCATCCTGAGGGCTACTTGTTTGGAGAGAACACAGATCTCAACTTCCTGGGAAACAGACCAGTTACA TTCCCGTACACCGCCCCACCACCTCATGAGCCAGTAAAGACCCTGCGAAGTCTCGTCAACATTCGGAAAGATACTCTCCGCCTGGTCAG atgCAGCGAAGACATGAAGTTGCCCGGACATGAAGTCGGAAAGAGTCGTAGTTGCTACAACGTTGAGTTTACCTTCGATGCTGATACACCAGTCGCCATCACTATTTACTACCAAGCCGTTGAGGAATTCCACAATGGTGTGCCAGT ATACCTGCCACAGGACAGCTCTCTGAAATCGGAGACGGTGCATTTTAAGAGAGGCGTCTGCCAGCAGTTCTGCCTGCCCTCGCATTCTGTCAACTTGTCCGAGTGGTCAGACGAGGAG CTTTTATTCGACATGGATAAGGAAGTCTTCCCCATGGTGATTCAGGCGGTGGTGGATGAAGGAGACG AACATTTAGGACACGCGCACATTCTTCTCGCCACCTTTGAGAAG CACATGGATGGCAGCTACTGCGTGAAACCTCTGAAGCAGAAGCAAGTG GTGGATGGTGTTAGTTACCTACTTCAGGAGATTTATGGCATAGAAAACAAATACAACAGCCAGGAATCCAAA GTGGCCGAGGACGAGATCAGCGACAATAGCgcggagtgtgtggtgtgtctgtcAGATGTGCGTGACACACTCATCCTTCCCTGCAGACACCTGTGCTTGTGCAACACCTGCGCAGACACTCTACGCTACCAAGCCAACTGCTGCCCTATCTGCCGTCTGC CGTTCCGAGCTCTGCTGCAGATCCGAGCCTTGAGGAGGAAGCTAAGCCCCGTCTCCACCACAGGCTACAATCCAGCCATCACGTCCCAGTCCTCAGACTCTGAAGAGCATTCG GCGGCTGAACACATTCCCCAGGGATTCGAGGCCGTGTCTCTTTTAGAGGCTCTAAACGGCCCGCTGAACCCGTCACCCTGCGCTCCTGCACTGCATGGCCTGACGAAAGCTCATATCTCAGGCATTCTACCTGCGTACGGCACTGCGAGTCATCACACGGCCACACTGTCTCACCTAGAACACTCCATCACCTCCAGCCAAGGCCTCAATGTCAAGAAGAGCAGCTCCAA GTCTCTCTCCCAGAATTCCCAGAACTCCTCAGTGCTgcctgaggaggaggatgagaagTCATGCAGTGAGTCAGAGGCTCAGGTGTGCAGGAGGAAACTGCCTGTGGATCAGCAGGAG TGCGGCGTAACCCCAGAGAGCGACAATTTCACCCTGTCCTCATGCGGTGCAATAGAACAGTCTTCGTGTAGCGGCACCCCTCTGTCCTCCACCATCACCTCGCCTGAAG atccagtgagcagcagtttggcTCAGTCTGTCATGTCCATGGCTTCTTCACAGAGTCAGAATTCACGCATCAGCACAGACACGCTCTCCTCCATGTCCGGCTCCTACATGCCTGGAGCCGAGGGGGACGAACGCCACCAGAACACCCCCGAGAGCCGGCCAGCTTCCCAGCAAGAGGGCGAG CAGAAAACCCCCAGTGAGTCACATGACCACAGATTCATGGTAGCAGTGCTTGAAGAGCAGGATTCGGAG GGAAACGATGTCACTGAGGAGGACTGTGCATCTCCTACTAAAGACCAGG ATGAGGACTCGTGTCCTGTTCACGTTGAGGAATAG
- the rnf157 gene encoding E3 ubiquitin ligase RNF157 isoform X9, which translates to MGALTSRQNAGVEEVDIPSNSVYRYPPKSGSYFASHFIMGGEKFDSTHPEGYLFGENTDLNFLGNRPVTFPYTAPPPHEPVKTLRSLVNIRKDTLRLVRCSEDMKLPGHEVGKSRSCYNVEFTFDADTPVAITIYYQAVEEFHNGVPVYLPQDSSLKSETVHFKRGVCQQFCLPSHSVNLSEWSDEELLFDMDKEVFPMVIQAVVDEGDEHLGHAHILLATFEKHMDGSYCVKPLKQKQVVDGVSYLLQEIYGIENKYNSQESKVAEDEISDNSAECVVCLSDVRDTLILPCRHLCLCNTCADTLRYQANCCPICRLPFRALLQIRALRRKLSPVSTTGYNPAITSQSSDSEEHSAAEHIPQGFEAVSLLEALNGPLNPSPCAPALHGLTKAHISGILPAYGTASHHTATLSHLEHSITSSQGLNVKKSSSKSLSQNSQNSSVLPEEEDEKSCSESEAQVCRRKLPVDQQECGVTPESDNFTLSSCGAIEQSSCSGTPLSSTITSPEDPVSSSLAQSVMSMASSQSQNSRISTDTLSSMSGSYMPGAEGDERHQNTPESRPASQQEGEKTPSESHDHRFMVAVLEEQDSEGNDVTEEDCASPTKDQDEDSCPVHVEE; encoded by the exons ATGGGAGCTTTAACCAGCAGACAGAATGCTGGAGTGGAGGAGGTGGACATCCCATCCAACTCCGTCTACAGATATCCACCCAAAAGCG GAAGCTACTTTGCCAGCCATTTCATCATGGGAGGAGAAAAGTTTGATTCGACCCATCCTGAGGGCTACTTGTTTGGAGAGAACACAGATCTCAACTTCCTGGGAAACAGACCAGTTACA TTCCCGTACACCGCCCCACCACCTCATGAGCCAGTAAAGACCCTGCGAAGTCTCGTCAACATTCGGAAAGATACTCTCCGCCTGGTCAG atgCAGCGAAGACATGAAGTTGCCCGGACATGAAGTCGGAAAGAGTCGTAGTTGCTACAACGTTGAGTTTACCTTCGATGCTGATACACCAGTCGCCATCACTATTTACTACCAAGCCGTTGAGGAATTCCACAATGGTGTGCCAGT ATACCTGCCACAGGACAGCTCTCTGAAATCGGAGACGGTGCATTTTAAGAGAGGCGTCTGCCAGCAGTTCTGCCTGCCCTCGCATTCTGTCAACTTGTCCGAGTGGTCAGACGAGGAG CTTTTATTCGACATGGATAAGGAAGTCTTCCCCATGGTGATTCAGGCGGTGGTGGATGAAGGAGACG AACATTTAGGACACGCGCACATTCTTCTCGCCACCTTTGAGAAG CACATGGATGGCAGCTACTGCGTGAAACCTCTGAAGCAGAAGCAAGTG GTGGATGGTGTTAGTTACCTACTTCAGGAGATTTATGGCATAGAAAACAAATACAACAGCCAGGAATCCAAA GTGGCCGAGGACGAGATCAGCGACAATAGCgcggagtgtgtggtgtgtctgtcAGATGTGCGTGACACACTCATCCTTCCCTGCAGACACCTGTGCTTGTGCAACACCTGCGCAGACACTCTACGCTACCAAGCCAACTGCTGCCCTATCTGCCGTCTGC CGTTCCGAGCTCTGCTGCAGATCCGAGCCTTGAGGAGGAAGCTAAGCCCCGTCTCCACCACAGGCTACAATCCAGCCATCACGTCCCAGTCCTCAGACTCTGAAGAGCATTCG GCGGCTGAACACATTCCCCAGGGATTCGAGGCCGTGTCTCTTTTAGAGGCTCTAAACGGCCCGCTGAACCCGTCACCCTGCGCTCCTGCACTGCATGGCCTGACGAAAGCTCATATCTCAGGCATTCTACCTGCGTACGGCACTGCGAGTCATCACACGGCCACACTGTCTCACCTAGAACACTCCATCACCTCCAGCCAAGGCCTCAATGTCAAGAAGAGCAGCTCCAA GTCTCTCTCCCAGAATTCCCAGAACTCCTCAGTGCTgcctgaggaggaggatgagaagTCATGCAGTGAGTCAGAGGCTCAGGTGTGCAGGAGGAAACTGCCTGTGGATCAGCAGGAG TGCGGCGTAACCCCAGAGAGCGACAATTTCACCCTGTCCTCATGCGGTGCAATAGAACAGTCTTCGTGTAGCGGCACCCCTCTGTCCTCCACCATCACCTCGCCTGAAG atccagtgagcagcagtttggcTCAGTCTGTCATGTCCATGGCTTCTTCACAGAGTCAGAATTCACGCATCAGCACAGACACGCTCTCCTCCATGTCCGGCTCCTACATGCCTGGAGCCGAGGGGGACGAACGCCACCAGAACACCCCCGAGAGCCGGCCAGCTTCCCAGCAAGAGGGCGAG AAAACCCCCAGTGAGTCACATGACCACAGATTCATGGTAGCAGTGCTTGAAGAGCAGGATTCGGAG GGAAACGATGTCACTGAGGAGGACTGTGCATCTCCTACTAAAGACCAGG ATGAGGACTCGTGTCCTGTTCACGTTGAGGAATAG
- the rnf157 gene encoding E3 ubiquitin ligase RNF157 isoform X6, with product MGALTSRQNAGVEEVDIPSNSVYRYPPKSGSYFASHFIMGGEKFDSTHPEGYLFGENTDLNFLGNRPVTFPYTAPPPHEPVKTLRSLVNIRKDTLRLVRCSEDMKLPGHEVGKSRSCYNVEFTFDADTPVAITIYYQAVEEFHNGVPVYLPQDSSLKSETVHFKRGVCQQFCLPSHSVNLSEWSDEELLFDMDKEVFPMVIQAVVDEGDEHLGHAHILLATFEKHMDGSYCVKPLKQKQVVDGVSYLLQEIYGIENKYNSQESKVAEDEISDNSAECVVCLSDVRDTLILPCRHLCLCNTCADTLRYQANCCPICRLPFRALLQIRALRRKLSPVSTTGYNPAITSQSSDSEEHSAAEHIPQGFEAVSLLEALNGPLNPSPCAPALHGLTKAHISGILPAYGTASHHTATLSHLEHSITSSQGLNVKKSSSKSLSQNSQNSSVLPEEEDEKSCSESEAQVCRRKLPVDQQECGVTPESDNFTLSSCGAIEQSSCSGTPLSSTITSPEDPVSSSLAQSVMSMASSQSQNSRISTDTLSSMSGSYMPGAEGDERHQNTPESRPASQQEGEQKTPSESHDHRFMVAVLEEQDSEGNDVTEEDCASPTKDQGVGLGTIVPVKGTRNASAYQDILDNFMLPTLWEQFEDRPFPVPT from the exons ATGGGAGCTTTAACCAGCAGACAGAATGCTGGAGTGGAGGAGGTGGACATCCCATCCAACTCCGTCTACAGATATCCACCCAAAAGCG GAAGCTACTTTGCCAGCCATTTCATCATGGGAGGAGAAAAGTTTGATTCGACCCATCCTGAGGGCTACTTGTTTGGAGAGAACACAGATCTCAACTTCCTGGGAAACAGACCAGTTACA TTCCCGTACACCGCCCCACCACCTCATGAGCCAGTAAAGACCCTGCGAAGTCTCGTCAACATTCGGAAAGATACTCTCCGCCTGGTCAG atgCAGCGAAGACATGAAGTTGCCCGGACATGAAGTCGGAAAGAGTCGTAGTTGCTACAACGTTGAGTTTACCTTCGATGCTGATACACCAGTCGCCATCACTATTTACTACCAAGCCGTTGAGGAATTCCACAATGGTGTGCCAGT ATACCTGCCACAGGACAGCTCTCTGAAATCGGAGACGGTGCATTTTAAGAGAGGCGTCTGCCAGCAGTTCTGCCTGCCCTCGCATTCTGTCAACTTGTCCGAGTGGTCAGACGAGGAG CTTTTATTCGACATGGATAAGGAAGTCTTCCCCATGGTGATTCAGGCGGTGGTGGATGAAGGAGACG AACATTTAGGACACGCGCACATTCTTCTCGCCACCTTTGAGAAG CACATGGATGGCAGCTACTGCGTGAAACCTCTGAAGCAGAAGCAAGTG GTGGATGGTGTTAGTTACCTACTTCAGGAGATTTATGGCATAGAAAACAAATACAACAGCCAGGAATCCAAA GTGGCCGAGGACGAGATCAGCGACAATAGCgcggagtgtgtggtgtgtctgtcAGATGTGCGTGACACACTCATCCTTCCCTGCAGACACCTGTGCTTGTGCAACACCTGCGCAGACACTCTACGCTACCAAGCCAACTGCTGCCCTATCTGCCGTCTGC CGTTCCGAGCTCTGCTGCAGATCCGAGCCTTGAGGAGGAAGCTAAGCCCCGTCTCCACCACAGGCTACAATCCAGCCATCACGTCCCAGTCCTCAGACTCTGAAGAGCATTCG GCGGCTGAACACATTCCCCAGGGATTCGAGGCCGTGTCTCTTTTAGAGGCTCTAAACGGCCCGCTGAACCCGTCACCCTGCGCTCCTGCACTGCATGGCCTGACGAAAGCTCATATCTCAGGCATTCTACCTGCGTACGGCACTGCGAGTCATCACACGGCCACACTGTCTCACCTAGAACACTCCATCACCTCCAGCCAAGGCCTCAATGTCAAGAAGAGCAGCTCCAA GTCTCTCTCCCAGAATTCCCAGAACTCCTCAGTGCTgcctgaggaggaggatgagaagTCATGCAGTGAGTCAGAGGCTCAGGTGTGCAGGAGGAAACTGCCTGTGGATCAGCAGGAG TGCGGCGTAACCCCAGAGAGCGACAATTTCACCCTGTCCTCATGCGGTGCAATAGAACAGTCTTCGTGTAGCGGCACCCCTCTGTCCTCCACCATCACCTCGCCTGAAG atccagtgagcagcagtttggcTCAGTCTGTCATGTCCATGGCTTCTTCACAGAGTCAGAATTCACGCATCAGCACAGACACGCTCTCCTCCATGTCCGGCTCCTACATGCCTGGAGCCGAGGGGGACGAACGCCACCAGAACACCCCCGAGAGCCGGCCAGCTTCCCAGCAAGAGGGCGAG CAGAAAACCCCCAGTGAGTCACATGACCACAGATTCATGGTAGCAGTGCTTGAAGAGCAGGATTCGGAG GGAAACGATGTCACTGAGGAGGACTGTGCATCTCCTACTAAAGACCAGG gggttgggcttggcaccatagttccagtgaaaggaactcgtaatgcttcagcataccaagacattttggacaatttcatgctcccaactttgtgggaacagtttgaggatcggccctttcctgttccaacatga
- the rnf157 gene encoding E3 ubiquitin ligase RNF157 isoform X7 has product MGALTSRQNAGVEEVDIPSNSVYRYPPKSGSYFASHFIMGGEKFDSTHPEGYLFGENTDLNFLGNRPVTFPYTAPPPHEPVKTLRSLVNIRKDTLRLVRCSEDMKLPGHEVGKSRSCYNVEFTFDADTPVAITIYYQAVEEFHNGVPVYLPQDSSLKSETVHFKRGVCQQFCLPSHSVNLSEWSDEELLFDMDKEVFPMVIQAVVDEGDEHLGHAHILLATFEKHMDGSYCVKPLKQKQVVDGVSYLLQEIYGIENKYNSQESKVAEDEISDNSAECVVCLSDVRDTLILPCRHLCLCNTCADTLRYQANCCPICRLPFRALLQIRALRRKLSPVSTTGYNPAITSQSSDSEEHSAAEHIPQGFEAVSLLEALNGPLNPSPCAPALHGLTKAHISGILPAYGTASHHTATLSHLEHSITSSQGLNVKKSSSKSLSQNSQNSSVLPEEEDEKSCSESEAQVCRRKLPVDQQECGVTPESDNFTLSSCGAIEQSSCSGTPLSSTITSPEDPVSSSLAQSVMSMASSQSQNSRISTDTLSSMSGSYMPGAEGDERHQNTPESRPASQQEGEKTPSESHDHRFMVAVLEEQDSEGNDVTEEDCASPTKDQGVGLGTIVPVKGTRNASAYQDILDNFMLPTLWEQFEDRPFPVPT; this is encoded by the exons ATGGGAGCTTTAACCAGCAGACAGAATGCTGGAGTGGAGGAGGTGGACATCCCATCCAACTCCGTCTACAGATATCCACCCAAAAGCG GAAGCTACTTTGCCAGCCATTTCATCATGGGAGGAGAAAAGTTTGATTCGACCCATCCTGAGGGCTACTTGTTTGGAGAGAACACAGATCTCAACTTCCTGGGAAACAGACCAGTTACA TTCCCGTACACCGCCCCACCACCTCATGAGCCAGTAAAGACCCTGCGAAGTCTCGTCAACATTCGGAAAGATACTCTCCGCCTGGTCAG atgCAGCGAAGACATGAAGTTGCCCGGACATGAAGTCGGAAAGAGTCGTAGTTGCTACAACGTTGAGTTTACCTTCGATGCTGATACACCAGTCGCCATCACTATTTACTACCAAGCCGTTGAGGAATTCCACAATGGTGTGCCAGT ATACCTGCCACAGGACAGCTCTCTGAAATCGGAGACGGTGCATTTTAAGAGAGGCGTCTGCCAGCAGTTCTGCCTGCCCTCGCATTCTGTCAACTTGTCCGAGTGGTCAGACGAGGAG CTTTTATTCGACATGGATAAGGAAGTCTTCCCCATGGTGATTCAGGCGGTGGTGGATGAAGGAGACG AACATTTAGGACACGCGCACATTCTTCTCGCCACCTTTGAGAAG CACATGGATGGCAGCTACTGCGTGAAACCTCTGAAGCAGAAGCAAGTG GTGGATGGTGTTAGTTACCTACTTCAGGAGATTTATGGCATAGAAAACAAATACAACAGCCAGGAATCCAAA GTGGCCGAGGACGAGATCAGCGACAATAGCgcggagtgtgtggtgtgtctgtcAGATGTGCGTGACACACTCATCCTTCCCTGCAGACACCTGTGCTTGTGCAACACCTGCGCAGACACTCTACGCTACCAAGCCAACTGCTGCCCTATCTGCCGTCTGC CGTTCCGAGCTCTGCTGCAGATCCGAGCCTTGAGGAGGAAGCTAAGCCCCGTCTCCACCACAGGCTACAATCCAGCCATCACGTCCCAGTCCTCAGACTCTGAAGAGCATTCG GCGGCTGAACACATTCCCCAGGGATTCGAGGCCGTGTCTCTTTTAGAGGCTCTAAACGGCCCGCTGAACCCGTCACCCTGCGCTCCTGCACTGCATGGCCTGACGAAAGCTCATATCTCAGGCATTCTACCTGCGTACGGCACTGCGAGTCATCACACGGCCACACTGTCTCACCTAGAACACTCCATCACCTCCAGCCAAGGCCTCAATGTCAAGAAGAGCAGCTCCAA GTCTCTCTCCCAGAATTCCCAGAACTCCTCAGTGCTgcctgaggaggaggatgagaagTCATGCAGTGAGTCAGAGGCTCAGGTGTGCAGGAGGAAACTGCCTGTGGATCAGCAGGAG TGCGGCGTAACCCCAGAGAGCGACAATTTCACCCTGTCCTCATGCGGTGCAATAGAACAGTCTTCGTGTAGCGGCACCCCTCTGTCCTCCACCATCACCTCGCCTGAAG atccagtgagcagcagtttggcTCAGTCTGTCATGTCCATGGCTTCTTCACAGAGTCAGAATTCACGCATCAGCACAGACACGCTCTCCTCCATGTCCGGCTCCTACATGCCTGGAGCCGAGGGGGACGAACGCCACCAGAACACCCCCGAGAGCCGGCCAGCTTCCCAGCAAGAGGGCGAG AAAACCCCCAGTGAGTCACATGACCACAGATTCATGGTAGCAGTGCTTGAAGAGCAGGATTCGGAG GGAAACGATGTCACTGAGGAGGACTGTGCATCTCCTACTAAAGACCAGG gggttgggcttggcaccatagttccagtgaaaggaactcgtaatgcttcagcataccaagacattttggacaatttcatgctcccaactttgtgggaacagtttgaggatcggccctttcctgttccaacatga